A DNA window from Sporosarcina sp. ANT_H38 contains the following coding sequences:
- a CDS encoding sugar kinase, whose amino-acid sequence MSSNFSVLTLGDGLITMNPAETGPLRFVTSFSRKVGGAELNFAIGCARLGLKSKWVSRLGNDEFGRVIYNFARSEGIDVSDVKLMQGYPTSLNFKEIQEGGSGKTFYYRHQSPMLTMEPEDISKDMFEGVNVIHLSGVFLSINPKNAEIVKQVLEIAKEIGIPVSFDPNLRLKMWTIEEARATFMEIFPYVDILLTGLDEIELILEDSSDEALTDCAKRFQINQFVIKDGANGSRVLTDGTWYEKEAFKVNPVDTVGAGDGFDAGYIYAYLNSFAPQESLELANGVGALVTTVYGDNEGLPLLEEVLPFIRQEKGIER is encoded by the coding sequence ATGTCTTCAAATTTTAGTGTTCTAACACTTGGTGACGGTCTTATTACAATGAATCCAGCAGAGACTGGCCCTTTACGATTTGTAACAAGTTTCTCTCGTAAGGTAGGTGGAGCTGAGTTGAATTTTGCAATAGGATGTGCTCGCCTTGGTCTGAAGTCAAAATGGGTGAGTCGTTTAGGCAATGATGAATTTGGACGGGTCATTTATAATTTTGCGCGTAGCGAAGGAATCGATGTATCGGATGTCAAGCTTATGCAAGGCTATCCTACCTCGTTAAACTTTAAAGAAATTCAAGAAGGTGGTTCGGGCAAGACGTTCTATTATCGTCATCAGTCACCTATGCTTACGATGGAACCAGAAGACATTTCGAAAGACATGTTTGAAGGCGTTAATGTGATTCATCTCTCAGGCGTGTTTTTATCGATAAATCCAAAAAACGCTGAAATCGTGAAACAAGTGCTTGAAATTGCGAAAGAAATTGGCATACCGGTGTCATTTGATCCGAATTTACGATTAAAAATGTGGACGATTGAAGAAGCAAGAGCAACGTTTATGGAGATTTTCCCGTATGTTGATATTTTGCTAACAGGACTCGATGAAATCGAGCTAATTCTTGAAGATTCTTCAGATGAAGCGTTGACCGACTGTGCGAAACGTTTTCAAATAAACCAATTTGTAATAAAAGATGGAGCAAACGGCTCAAGGGTTCTTACAGATGGTACTTGGTATGAAAAAGAAGCATTTAAAGTTAATCCTGTAGACACAGTTGGTGCAGGAGATGGGTTCGATGCAGGTTATATCTATGCTTATTTAAATTCATTTGCACCGCAAGAGAGTTTGGAATTGGCAAATGGTGTAGGGGCTCTTGTTACAACTGTGTACGGAGACAATGAAGGGCTTCCTTTATTGGAAGAAGTATTGCCTTTTATCCGACAAGAAAAAGGTATTGA
- a CDS encoding DUF3886 domain-containing protein — protein sequence MAKKRKQNAPQPKKRENEGSIFSDALDDDILEKLKAAKKALSAAEETKEEERQEQLRQERKEREKNKSFGELLKEFGDTGSKF from the coding sequence ATGGCGAAAAAACGTAAACAAAACGCACCACAGCCGAAAAAAAGAGAAAACGAAGGCTCGATTTTTTCCGATGCACTTGATGATGATATTCTTGAAAAATTGAAAGCGGCAAAAAAGGCATTGTCTGCTGCCGAGGAGACGAAAGAAGAGGAACGTCAAGAGCAACTGCGTCAGGAACGCAAAGAACGTGAGAAAAACAAAAGTTTTGGCGAACTACTCAAAGAGTTTGGAGATACTGGATCGAAGTTTTAA
- a CDS encoding acetyl-CoA C-acetyltransferase — translation MSKEVVIISAVRSAIGSFLGSLKDIPATDLGAIVIKEALKRAGVAPENVDEVIMGNVLQAGLGQNPARQAAIKAGLPVTVPTLTINKVCGSGLKAVHLARQAIIAGDADIIVAGGMENMSQAPYIMKNGREGFKMGDQKIIDSMISDGLWCAFNDYHMGITAENLCDNYSITREEQDAFSAASQQKAAAAIEAGTFSEEIVAIEIPQRKGDPILFDKDEYVKAGTTADKLGKLRPAFKKDGSVTAGNASGINDGAAAFVIMSKEKADELGLTPLATIVANGNAGVDPSIMGLGPVEAVKKALTKANMQLSEIDLIEANEAFAAQSIAVGKELEFDASKLNVNGGAIALGHPIGASGARILVTLLHEMKRRDVKSGLATLCIGGGQGVATIVTRP, via the coding sequence ATGTCAAAAGAAGTCGTAATCATCAGTGCAGTTCGTTCTGCAATTGGATCGTTTCTAGGTTCATTAAAAGATATACCGGCAACAGATCTTGGTGCAATAGTCATCAAAGAGGCATTAAAACGCGCTGGGGTGGCGCCTGAGAACGTTGACGAAGTTATCATGGGTAATGTATTGCAAGCAGGGCTCGGACAAAACCCGGCGCGGCAAGCTGCCATCAAAGCGGGGCTACCTGTTACCGTTCCGACTTTGACAATTAACAAAGTATGCGGTTCTGGTTTGAAAGCTGTGCATCTTGCACGTCAAGCAATTATTGCAGGAGATGCGGATATTATTGTTGCAGGCGGTATGGAGAATATGAGTCAAGCCCCATACATAATGAAGAATGGCCGAGAAGGTTTTAAAATGGGGGACCAAAAAATTATAGACAGTATGATTTCAGATGGACTTTGGTGTGCATTTAATGATTATCATATGGGCATCACTGCGGAAAATCTTTGTGATAATTATTCAATTACACGTGAAGAGCAAGATGCATTTTCAGCAGCATCACAACAAAAAGCGGCGGCAGCAATCGAAGCCGGGACTTTCTCAGAAGAAATCGTTGCGATTGAAATTCCACAGCGTAAAGGCGATCCTATCCTTTTCGATAAAGATGAATACGTTAAAGCTGGAACAACTGCAGACAAGCTCGGTAAATTGCGACCGGCATTCAAAAAAGATGGCAGTGTAACAGCAGGAAATGCTTCGGGCATTAACGACGGTGCAGCAGCATTCGTTATAATGTCGAAAGAAAAAGCAGACGAACTTGGCCTGACGCCATTGGCAACAATCGTAGCTAATGGTAATGCAGGTGTAGATCCCTCTATTATGGGTCTGGGTCCTGTGGAAGCAGTTAAAAAAGCACTCACAAAAGCAAATATGCAACTATCCGAAATTGATTTAATTGAAGCTAATGAGGCATTCGCTGCACAGTCAATTGCAGTCGGCAAAGAACTTGAATTTGACGCGTCAAAACTTAATGTCAATGGTGGTGCAATTGCACTTGGCCATCCAATCGGCGCTAGTGGGGCACGCATCTTAGTTACGCTTCTTCATGAAATGAAACGTCGTGATGTGAAATCTGGACTTGCCACGCTATGCATAGGTGGGGGACAAGGCGTCGCAACTATCGTTACGCGACCATAA
- a CDS encoding hydroxymethylglutaryl-CoA lyase, with product MFILPNNVTIIEVGPRDGLQNEKKHVDENDKLAFIEALQGAGILEMELTSFVSPKWVPQMADAKTIVEKSKKVGRQFVLAPNDKGAELAIEAGAQSIAVFVGVSNTFNMKNINRSTDDSVDALESVFAKLKINGIFIRVCISTAFYCPYEGKIGIEDVVALCKRFVAMGAHELSVADTIGKANPRESYELFKTLKEEFPDVLLTAHFHDTRKMAIANIFAAMQAGIDRFDTSAGGLGGCPFAPGATGNVATEDVVSMLDTLGIETGVDVNKVCQAVQVIAPHVSRPIDTGMYRLFENNRL from the coding sequence ATGTTCATTTTACCAAACAACGTTACAATTATCGAGGTCGGACCACGCGATGGGCTACAAAACGAAAAGAAACATGTCGATGAAAACGACAAGCTAGCATTTATTGAAGCTTTACAAGGTGCTGGCATTCTCGAAATGGAGTTGACTTCGTTTGTATCACCAAAATGGGTACCGCAAATGGCGGATGCAAAAACAATTGTAGAAAAGTCAAAAAAAGTCGGTAGACAATTTGTCCTTGCACCGAATGACAAAGGTGCAGAGCTTGCAATTGAAGCGGGTGCTCAAAGTATTGCTGTGTTCGTTGGGGTGAGCAATACATTTAACATGAAAAATATTAATCGTTCAACAGACGATAGCGTCGATGCGCTTGAATCCGTATTTGCGAAATTAAAAATAAATGGCATTTTTATTCGTGTTTGTATTTCAACTGCGTTTTATTGTCCGTATGAAGGGAAGATAGGGATAGAGGATGTTGTCGCACTTTGTAAACGATTTGTCGCTATGGGAGCGCATGAACTGAGTGTTGCGGATACGATTGGAAAAGCAAATCCCCGTGAAAGTTATGAGTTGTTTAAGACGTTAAAGGAGGAGTTTCCCGACGTACTGTTGACAGCTCATTTCCACGATACGCGTAAAATGGCGATAGCAAATATTTTTGCTGCGATGCAAGCGGGGATCGACCGTTTCGATACGTCTGCAGGCGGCTTAGGAGGCTGTCCATTCGCTCCTGGAGCAACAGGTAATGTAGCAACGGAAGATGTAGTTAGCATGCTCGATACGCTCGGCATCGAAACCGGTGTTGACGTAAATAAAGTTTGTCAAGCAGTCCAAGTGATTGCGCCGCATGTATCACGGCCAATTGATACAGGTATGTACAGATTGTTCGAAAACAATCGACTGTAA
- a CDS encoding alpha/beta hydrolase — MKRRVLYITGVISSVITALLTIFGFLATNRLMFLKMKDSEFILEREIISKRFDEHWYQTVRKDDIWIESPNGYLLKAIFLKPLETAKTVIVCHGVTENKINSIKYARLFERLGYNSVVYDHRRHGDSGGKTTSFGFYEKTDLQVIVHAIRERIGKRALLGIHGESMGAATTILYAGTFVDEADFHIADCPFSDFSEQILHILRKNTPIRTAMALRIANVFLKMRDGYTLNLVSPREVVKNISKPVLFIHSMEDDFILPYMTVELYEAKKGDKMLKLFQKGAHSKSFNDNPVQYEKTVQEFLDRFGFRN, encoded by the coding sequence TTGAAACGGCGGGTTCTTTATATAACCGGTGTAATTTCCAGTGTTATTACAGCGTTACTGACAATCTTCGGATTTCTCGCAACGAATCGGCTGATGTTTTTAAAAATGAAGGATTCCGAATTTATTTTGGAACGTGAAATTATTTCGAAACGATTTGATGAACATTGGTATCAAACAGTGCGTAAAGATGATATTTGGATTGAGTCACCAAACGGTTATCTATTGAAAGCGATATTTCTGAAACCACTTGAAACGGCAAAAACAGTGATTGTCTGCCATGGTGTAACAGAAAATAAAATCAATTCGATAAAATATGCCCGTCTTTTTGAACGGCTTGGCTATAATTCTGTCGTCTATGATCATCGGCGGCATGGGGACTCTGGAGGAAAAACGACGAGTTTCGGTTTTTATGAAAAGACTGATTTACAGGTAATTGTCCATGCAATACGCGAACGCATCGGAAAGCGAGCATTGCTTGGTATCCACGGCGAGTCAATGGGGGCTGCAACGACTATATTATATGCGGGGACATTTGTGGATGAAGCAGATTTTCATATCGCCGATTGCCCATTTTCAGATTTTTCTGAACAGATTCTTCATATTTTGCGAAAAAACACGCCTATCCGAACAGCGATGGCGCTAAGAATTGCGAATGTTTTCCTCAAAATGCGTGATGGCTATACCTTGAACCTGGTCTCTCCCAGAGAAGTCGTCAAAAATATTTCAAAACCCGTCCTTTTCATACACAGTATGGAAGATGATTTCATACTCCCCTATATGACAGTGGAATTGTATGAAGCGAAAAAAGGCGACAAAATGTTGAAGCTCTTTCAAAAGGGCGCTCATTCCAAGTCGTTCAATGATAATCCGGTACAATACGAAAAAACTGTACAGGAATTCCTAGATCGGTTCGGATTTAGAAATTAA
- a CDS encoding YneF family protein, with protein sequence MTTVWWIVLIIVALLAGVALGFFIARQYMMKYLKDNPPINEEMLRMMMMQMGQKPSQKKINQMMNQMNKVSDKKEKKVKK encoded by the coding sequence ATGACTACTGTATGGTGGATCGTTTTGATCATCGTCGCGCTATTAGCAGGTGTGGCCCTCGGATTTTTCATTGCACGTCAATATATGATGAAATATTTGAAAGATAACCCGCCGATTAATGAAGAGATGTTACGTATGATGATGATGCAAATGGGGCAAAAACCCTCGCAGAAAAAAATCAATCAAATGATGAACCAAATGAACAAAGTAAGTGACAAAAAGGAAAAAAAGGTTAAAAAGTAA
- the sirA gene encoding sporulation inhibitor of replication protein SirA, with product MRSYGIYKVKEMYQPFIIGRERLLYDLLKEDEQKNNCMPEVHYLCDRLEEKMIDEAIIANLGEGFTSIESRNGEYKLTHPVKGSIHISLSSYSLNVFCDGSRMLDLDLFVALSGAADRFFAVMDGYGEWGWLKPVKTTDFRAYEEATYL from the coding sequence TTGCGATCATACGGAATATATAAAGTGAAAGAAATGTACCAGCCATTCATCATTGGACGTGAACGGCTTTTGTATGACCTTTTAAAAGAAGACGAGCAGAAGAATAATTGTATGCCTGAAGTACATTACTTATGTGACAGGCTTGAAGAAAAAATGATTGATGAAGCTATTATTGCAAACCTAGGCGAAGGATTCACGTCGATTGAATCCCGAAATGGGGAATACAAATTGACGCATCCTGTCAAAGGATCTATCCATATCTCGCTTTCATCGTATTCACTTAATGTATTTTGTGACGGATCCCGCATGCTGGATTTAGATTTGTTTGTTGCATTATCTGGGGCGGCTGATCGTTTCTTCGCTGTCATGGACGGTTATGGGGAATGGGGATGGCTGAAACCAGTTAAAACAACGGATTTTCGTGCATACGAAGAAGCTACATATCTTTGA
- the tkt gene encoding transketolase, whose protein sequence is MTKQIDQLAINTIRTLSIDAIEKANSGHPGLPMGAAPMAYTLWTKHMHHNPSNPQWFNRDRFVLSAGHGSMLLYSLLHLGGYGLPMDEIKNFRQWNSKTPGHPEYGHTVGVEATTGPLGQGIGMAVGMAMAEQHLAATYNQPSFDVVDHYTYALCGDGDLMEGVAAEAISLAGHLQLSKLIVLYDSNDISLDGELDMSFSENIRKRFESYGWNYIRVEDGNNIDLVSTAIEEAKGNVGGPTMIEVKTVIGYGSPNRSGKSDAHGMPLGEDEMKLTKEYYKWTLEEDFHVPEGVYETFQEAAEKLGAQKEQEWNDLFEKYETSHADLAKQLKDAIERKLPEGFEKSLPSYEAGSSHATRSASGDAINAIAKQLPSFFGGSADLAGSNKTTIKAAGDFLATNYSGRNIWFGVREFAMGTALNGMTLHGGLHVFGGTFFVFSDYVRPAIRLSALMGIPVTYVFTHDSVAVGEDGPTHEPVEHLAALRAMPGLSVIRPADANETAAAWNIAVSSKNSPTALVLSRQNLTVLPKSAELAMEGVKKGAYIVSPANKKQADAILIATGSEVSLAVSAQSKLLAEGIDVAVVSMPSWDLFEKQDDAYKQNVLPKEVKKRLGIEMGVSLGWHKYVGDEGAIIAIDTFGASAPGDTVIKEFGFTEDNVLATVKMLINN, encoded by the coding sequence ATGACTAAACAGATTGATCAGCTAGCCATTAACACAATCCGTACACTCTCTATTGACGCAATCGAAAAAGCGAATTCCGGACACCCAGGCTTACCAATGGGAGCAGCTCCGATGGCTTATACGCTTTGGACGAAACATATGCATCACAACCCTTCAAATCCGCAGTGGTTTAACCGTGACCGTTTCGTACTCTCGGCAGGACACGGCTCGATGCTTCTATACAGCTTGCTTCATCTTGGCGGATACGGACTTCCGATGGATGAAATCAAGAACTTCAGACAATGGAACTCTAAAACACCAGGACATCCCGAATACGGTCATACAGTCGGCGTCGAAGCAACTACTGGCCCACTTGGACAAGGTATCGGAATGGCAGTCGGAATGGCAATGGCAGAACAACACCTTGCTGCAACGTACAATCAACCAAGCTTTGACGTTGTAGACCATTACACATATGCTCTTTGTGGTGATGGTGATCTAATGGAAGGCGTTGCTGCTGAAGCGATTTCACTTGCGGGTCACTTGCAGTTAAGTAAACTGATTGTCCTATATGATAGCAATGATATTTCACTAGATGGTGAACTTGATATGTCGTTCTCTGAAAATATTCGTAAACGTTTTGAATCATATGGCTGGAATTACATCCGTGTTGAAGACGGTAACAACATTGACCTTGTTTCAACAGCGATTGAAGAAGCTAAAGGTAATGTCGGAGGTCCGACAATGATCGAAGTTAAAACGGTCATTGGTTACGGATCACCAAACAGATCCGGAAAATCGGATGCTCACGGTATGCCTCTTGGTGAAGATGAAATGAAATTGACAAAAGAATACTATAAATGGACATTGGAAGAAGATTTCCATGTTCCTGAAGGCGTCTATGAAACATTCCAAGAAGCAGCTGAGAAATTGGGCGCGCAAAAAGAACAGGAATGGAACGACCTATTTGAAAAATATGAAACGTCACATGCGGATCTTGCGAAGCAATTGAAAGATGCAATTGAGCGTAAACTGCCTGAAGGATTCGAAAAATCCTTGCCATCGTATGAAGCGGGTTCATCTCACGCGACACGTTCTGCTTCCGGTGACGCTATCAATGCAATTGCTAAGCAGCTTCCTTCGTTCTTTGGTGGTAGTGCCGACCTTGCAGGATCTAACAAGACAACAATTAAGGCAGCAGGAGATTTCCTTGCTACCAATTATTCTGGCCGTAATATTTGGTTCGGTGTTCGTGAGTTTGCAATGGGAACAGCGTTAAATGGAATGACTTTGCACGGCGGATTACATGTATTCGGTGGAACGTTCTTCGTGTTCAGCGACTACGTACGTCCTGCAATTCGTCTTTCAGCACTTATGGGTATACCGGTCACATACGTCTTCACACACGACAGCGTAGCGGTTGGTGAAGACGGTCCAACACATGAACCGGTTGAACATCTTGCTGCACTTCGTGCAATGCCAGGATTATCGGTTATTCGTCCGGCTGACGCAAACGAGACTGCAGCTGCATGGAATATTGCAGTGTCATCGAAGAATTCGCCAACTGCACTTGTATTGTCTCGTCAAAATTTGACTGTCCTTCCGAAGTCAGCTGAACTTGCTATGGAAGGTGTTAAAAAAGGGGCTTACATCGTATCTCCTGCAAACAAAAAACAAGCAGATGCAATTTTAATTGCGACTGGTTCAGAAGTAAGCCTAGCAGTATCTGCGCAATCGAAATTGTTAGCTGAAGGGATCGATGTTGCTGTAGTTTCTATGCCTTCATGGGATTTGTTCGAGAAGCAAGACGATGCGTACAAACAAAATGTATTACCGAAAGAAGTAAAAAAACGTCTTGGTATCGAGATGGGCGTTTCATTAGGTTGGCATAAATACGTTGGTGACGAAGGCGCAATTATTGCGATTGACACATTCGGGGCAAGTGCACCTGGAGATACTGTCATCAAAGAATTCGGTTTCACAGAGGACAATGTTCTTGCTACTGTGAAAATGTTAATCAATAACTAA
- a CDS encoding DUF896 domain-containing protein yields MLSADKIKRINELSKKSKTSGLSIEEAKEQTQLRKEYLETFRSSMRDTIEHVKVLDPEGNDVTPDKVKDTRNGKYLN; encoded by the coding sequence ATGCTATCAGCTGACAAAATCAAACGCATTAATGAACTTTCAAAAAAATCTAAGACATCTGGTCTGTCGATTGAAGAGGCAAAAGAACAGACACAACTACGAAAAGAATATCTTGAGACATTCCGTTCGTCGATGCGTGACACAATTGAACACGTCAAAGTACTTGATCCTGAGGGCAACGATGTGACACCAGACAAAGTGAAAGACACACGTAACGGCAAATATTTAAACTGA
- a CDS encoding recombinase family protein, with protein sequence MIGRNKKCVIYCRVSTEKETQEMSLVRQEEELMDLASELSLDHVATFKDKHSGYDIDREGLLSLLDFIRDEEVHAILIQDETRLGRGNARMALLHLLAKTDTAIYSHNDSGPIALNEMDTMLLEILAIVEEYQRKMHNAKIKRGMKRAVREGYRPEENLKNRGNAEGRERIEVPITEIVSLRDKGLTYEEITGVLKGLGHDISKATVHRRYKEYEIEQEG encoded by the coding sequence ATGATTGGACGCAATAAAAAATGTGTCATCTATTGCAGGGTGAGCACTGAGAAAGAAACGCAGGAAATGTCGCTAGTGAGGCAGGAAGAGGAGCTTATGGACTTGGCATCTGAGCTTAGTCTCGATCATGTCGCAACGTTTAAAGACAAGCATAGCGGTTATGACATCGACCGTGAGGGGCTTCTAAGTCTTCTGGATTTTATCCGTGATGAGGAAGTCCATGCAATCCTAATCCAAGACGAAACAAGACTTGGACGTGGAAATGCACGAATGGCGCTTTTGCATCTACTAGCAAAAACAGACACGGCGATTTATTCGCATAATGATAGCGGACCAATAGCACTCAACGAAATGGACACAATGTTACTTGAAATTTTAGCTATCGTCGAAGAATATCAGCGTAAAATGCACAACGCCAAAATAAAAAGGGGCATGAAGCGTGCAGTAAGAGAAGGCTATCGCCCTGAAGAGAATTTAAAAAACAGGGGCAACGCAGAAGGACGCGAGCGGATTGAAGTGCCGATAACTGAAATCGTTTCGCTAAGGGACAAAGGACTGACTTATGAAGAAATTACTGGTGTCTTGAAAGGGCTTGGACATGATATCAGTAAAGCGACCGTACATCGTAGGTATAAAGAATATGAGATTGAGCAGGAAGGCTGA
- a CDS encoding LysM peptidoglycan-binding domain-containing protein — MNFIKNNSYVVLIIVLCMGFAIIGSSKYGNEQTVTKITISEGDTLWGLANHHSENMSADKWIKEVIKLNDLPSATIKKGEDLLLPAVRAVEKNNTLLAGVNR; from the coding sequence ATGAATTTTATAAAAAATAATAGCTATGTTGTACTTATTATCGTTTTATGTATGGGTTTTGCAATCATAGGTTCAAGTAAATACGGCAATGAACAAACAGTTACGAAAATCACGATTTCTGAAGGGGATACGCTTTGGGGTCTCGCTAATCATCACTCCGAAAACATGTCTGCAGATAAATGGATTAAAGAAGTGATAAAATTGAATGACCTGCCCTCTGCTACAATTAAAAAAGGTGAAGATTTGCTCTTACCTGCTGTACGGGCTGTGGAGAAAAATAATACATTACTGGCGGGTGTTAACCGATGA
- the lexA gene encoding transcriptional repressor LexA yields MKKISKRQEDILSFIKSEVKKKGYPPSVREIGEAVGLASSSTVHGHLARLESKGFIRRDPTKPRAIEVLDPEGLETLKPGVLHVPLVGKVTAGLPITAIENIEEYFPLPESFGTSEDNLFMLEIVGNSMIEAGILNGDYVVVKQQQTANNGEIVVAMTEDDEATVKRFFKEKDYFRLQPENASMDPIILDNVSILGKVVGVYRMIH; encoded by the coding sequence ATGAAAAAAATTTCGAAGAGACAAGAAGATATTTTGTCTTTCATTAAATCAGAAGTTAAGAAAAAAGGTTACCCACCGTCCGTGAGGGAAATTGGCGAGGCTGTCGGTCTAGCATCAAGTTCAACTGTTCACGGGCATCTAGCTCGATTGGAAAGCAAAGGTTTCATTAGAAGAGATCCGACAAAACCGAGAGCAATTGAAGTGCTTGATCCTGAAGGGTTAGAAACATTGAAACCGGGTGTTCTTCATGTACCTCTTGTCGGCAAAGTTACTGCCGGTCTTCCAATTACAGCTATTGAAAACATCGAAGAGTACTTCCCACTGCCTGAATCTTTTGGTACATCGGAGGACAATCTGTTCATGCTTGAAATAGTTGGGAACAGTATGATTGAAGCAGGAATCTTGAACGGCGATTACGTCGTTGTTAAACAACAACAGACAGCTAATAATGGTGAAATTGTCGTCGCAATGACCGAAGATGATGAAGCAACAGTGAAACGGTTCTTTAAAGAAAAAGATTATTTCCGCCTGCAACCTGAAAATGCTTCAATGGATCCTATCATTCTTGATAACGTATCGATTCTTGGCAAAGTAGTTGGCGTTTATCGTATGATTCATTAA
- a CDS encoding methionine gamma-lyase family protein, with product MFAEQDDLLFEDAEKIEEKLAPYFKGVEKTAFYNQRKVLKAFRKNTVSDFHLTGSTGYGYDDAGRDVLEQVYAEVFGAEDCLVRNQIISGTHAISISLFGILRPGDELLYITGKPYDTLDSIVSGKGKDTGSLHDYGITYKHIDLNEDGSVNFEEIAENIHPKTKMIGIQRSKGYSDRPSFMVDEIGEMIRKVKAINPELIVFVDNCYGEFVEEKEPTQVGADLMAGSLIKNPGGGLARTGGYIAGRADLVEKCAYRMTSPGLGAEAGASLDTLREMYQGFFLAPHVVSQAVKGALFTAALLESYGLNTSPHYTAKRTDLIQSVSFENADQMIAFCRSIQENSPINSHYAPEPSYMPGYTDDVIMAAGTFIQGSSIELTADGPIRPPYTAYVQGGLTYEHVKVAVLSSISKLVRENLIGK from the coding sequence ATGTTTGCAGAACAAGACGACTTGTTATTTGAAGATGCTGAAAAAATAGAAGAGAAACTTGCGCCCTATTTCAAAGGTGTAGAAAAAACTGCTTTTTACAATCAACGGAAAGTGCTAAAGGCATTCCGTAAAAATACGGTGAGTGATTTTCATTTGACCGGTTCAACAGGCTATGGCTATGACGATGCTGGACGTGACGTGCTGGAACAAGTCTATGCAGAGGTTTTTGGAGCAGAAGATTGTCTCGTACGCAACCAGATAATATCGGGAACCCATGCAATTTCAATTAGTCTTTTCGGGATTCTTAGGCCGGGTGATGAACTGCTTTACATTACAGGGAAACCCTATGATACTTTGGATTCAATCGTTTCTGGAAAAGGGAAAGACACGGGTTCACTTCATGATTACGGCATCACTTACAAACATATTGATTTGAATGAAGACGGTTCGGTCAACTTTGAGGAAATTGCGGAAAATATTCATCCAAAAACCAAAATGATTGGTATTCAGCGGTCGAAAGGCTACTCGGATCGTCCGTCTTTCATGGTGGATGAAATCGGTGAAATGATTCGTAAAGTGAAAGCAATCAACCCTGAACTCATTGTCTTTGTAGATAATTGTTACGGCGAATTTGTCGAAGAGAAAGAACCAACGCAAGTGGGGGCCGACCTAATGGCAGGATCCCTCATTAAAAACCCAGGTGGCGGACTCGCAAGAACGGGTGGATATATCGCCGGTCGTGCTGATCTTGTTGAAAAGTGTGCATACCGAATGACTTCACCAGGTCTTGGGGCGGAGGCGGGAGCATCGCTTGACACGCTGCGAGAAATGTACCAAGGATTTTTCCTGGCCCCGCACGTTGTCAGCCAAGCTGTGAAAGGAGCTCTTTTCACGGCCGCACTCCTTGAAAGTTATGGACTCAATACATCACCACATTACACAGCAAAAAGAACGGATTTAATACAATCAGTGTCTTTTGAAAATGCGGATCAAATGATTGCATTCTGCCGCTCGATTCAAGAGAACTCGCCTATCAATTCGCATTACGCGCCTGAACCGTCATATATGCCTGGTTACACAGACGATGTCATCATGGCCGCAGGGACATTCATCCAAGGCTCCAGCATCGAGCTAACTGCAGATGGCCCAATCAGACCGCCTTATACGGCTTATGTACAAGGTGGCCTCACATACGAGCATGTAAAAGTGGCTGTTCTGTCATCTATCAGTAAATTAGTTAGAGAAAATTTGATAGGAAAATAA